In Monodelphis domestica isolate mMonDom1 chromosome 3, mMonDom1.pri, whole genome shotgun sequence, the following proteins share a genomic window:
- the LOC103104743 gene encoding zinc finger protein 420-like isoform X4, which translates to MLENAWNLHSLGLPAPLEDMISYLKLKEPPWMLEQEGLRSFFPEGKIRLEIKANPTEVSLPVEEMGLQNFMSGGLDNFAFREFCVAPQNSIHVEHQRMHTEKMSSECNQCGKSFMHRACLAGHQRMHSDERPYECNQCGKTFPHYFNFAIHQRIHTEDKLYECKQCRKTFSKSSSLAIHQRIHTGDKPYECKQCGKTFSRSSNLGFHQRIHTVKKPYECKHCGKKFSRSSNLGIHERIHTGEKPYECKQCGKTFSRRSNLGIHGRIHTGEKPYECKHCGKTFTQRSALAVHERIHTGEKPYDCKQCGKTFLQISSLAIHERTHTGEKPYECKQCGQTFSTGSSLSEHQRIHSGERPYECNQCGKTFTHYSNFAVHQRAHNGERPYECDQCGKTFVRSSYLAVHHRIHTGEKPYECKQCGKTFNRSSSLTVHQRIHTGDKPYECKQCRKTFITSSSLTVHQRIHTGEKPHECKQCGKTFTQISSLAFHERTHTGEKPYECKQCGKTFMQISALAVHQRTHTGEKPYECKQCGQTFSQSFRLAEHQRIHTGEKPYECKQCGKTFSRSSNLGVHQRTHTGDKPYECKQCGKTFSRSSSLAVHERTHTGEKPYECKQCGKTFSRSSSLAIHRRIHTGEEP; encoded by the coding sequence AAGGAAAGATCAGACTTGAAATTAAGGCGAATCCAACAGAGGTGAGCCTTCCTGTGGAAGAAATGGGTCTACAAAATTTCATGAGTGGTGGTCTCGATAACTTTGCTTTCAGAGAATTCTGTGTTGCACCTCAAAATTCAATTCATGTTGAACATCAAAGAATGCACACTGAGAAAATGTCTAGTGAATGTAATCAGTGCGGAAAGAGTTTTATGCACAGGGCCTGCCTTGCTGGACATCAGAGAATGCACTCTGATgagagaccttatgaatgcaatcagtgtggaaagacattcccACATTACTTCAATtttgctatacatcagagaattcacactgaaGACAAActttatgaatgcaagcagtgtagAAAGACATTCAGTAAGAGCTCCAGTCTTGCTatccatcagagaatccacactggggataaaccttatgaatgtaagcagtgtggaaagacattcagtcggagcTCCAATCTTGGTTTTCACCAGAGAATCCATACAGtgaagaaaccttatgaatgcaagcactGTGGAAAGAAATTCAGTCGGAGTTCTAATCTTGGTATTCatgaaagaatccacactggggagaaaccttatgaatgcaagcagtgtggaaagacattcagtcgaaGGTCCAATCTTGGTATTCATGGAAGAATCCACAcaggggagaaaccttatgaatgcaagcactgtggaaagacattcacacaGCGCTCTGCTCTTGCTGTTCAtgagagaattcacactggggagaaaccttatgattgcaagcagtgtggaaagacattcttGCAGATCTCCTCTCTTGCTATTCATGAGAGAacccatactggggagaaaccttatgaatgcaagcaatgtggacaAACATTCAGTACAGGTTCCAGTCTttctgaacatcagagaatccactctggtgagagaccttatgaatgcaatcagtgtggaaagacattcacacaTTACTCCAAttttgctgtacatcagagagcCCACAATGGGGAGAGGCCTTATGAATGtgatcagtgtggaaagacatttgtTCGGAGCTCCTATCTTGCTGTACATCACagaatccatactggggagaaaccttatgaatgtaagcagtgtggaaagacattcaatcgTAGCTCCAGTCTTACtgttcatcagagaatccacactggggacaaaccttatgaatgcaagcaatgtagAAAGACATTCATTACAAGCTCCAGTCTTACTGTTCATCAGAggattcatactggtgagaaacctcatgaatgcaagcagtgtggaaaaacATTCACACAGATCTCCAGTCTTGCTTTTCATGAGAGaacccacactggggagaaaccttatgaatgcaagcagtgtggaaagacattcatgcAGATCTCTGCTCTTGCTGTTCATCAGAGAACCCACACTGgtgaaaaaccttatgaatgcaagcaatgtggacagacattcagtcagagcttccgtcttgctgaacatcagagaatccacactggtgagaaaccttatgaatgcaagcagtgtggaaagacattcagtcggagcTCCAATCTTGGTGTACATCAGAGAACACACACAGGGGacaaaccttatgaatgcaagcagtgtggaaagacattcagtcggagctccagtcttgctgttCATGAGAGAACTCACAcaggtgagaaaccttatgaatgtaagcaatgtggaaagacattcagtcggagcTCCAGTCTTGCTATTCATcggagaatccacactggggaggaACCTTAA